One segment of Mycolicibacterium baixiangningiae DNA contains the following:
- a CDS encoding zinc-dependent alcohol dehydrogenase: protein MRALCWNGVNKLSVETVDDPEIINPHDVILKVTLTTTCGSDLHFIDGYLPGMREGDVFGHEFMGEIVEVGREVRDVTVGDRVVVPSFIGCNRCWYCDHELYSCCDTTNPNAELQQPLLGYPSGGIYGYTHPFGGYAGSHAQFVRVPFGDTNCFKIPGDITDEQALFLSDAVPTGFMGADFCDVSGGDTVAVWGAGGVGLMAAKSALLLGAERAIVIDRIPERLALAREFGLETIDYGQADSVQESLREMTGGRGPDACIDAVGMEGHSNGLQQVYDRAKQMLRLETDRASALRQAILACRKGGVVAVLGVYGVTDKFPMGVVTNKALTLKSAQQPGQRYMERLFDYVEQGDLDPAKLITHDLPLEQGVRAYDMFKNKQDNCIRVALRP, encoded by the coding sequence ATGCGCGCACTGTGCTGGAACGGCGTCAACAAGCTGTCCGTCGAGACCGTCGACGACCCCGAGATCATCAACCCGCACGACGTCATCCTCAAGGTCACGCTCACCACGACCTGCGGATCCGATCTGCACTTCATCGACGGCTACCTGCCCGGCATGCGGGAGGGTGACGTGTTCGGCCACGAATTCATGGGCGAGATCGTCGAAGTCGGGCGCGAGGTGCGCGACGTCACGGTCGGTGACCGTGTCGTCGTCCCGTCGTTCATCGGGTGCAACCGGTGCTGGTACTGCGACCACGAGCTCTACTCGTGCTGCGACACCACCAACCCTAACGCCGAACTGCAGCAACCACTTCTGGGCTATCCGTCCGGCGGCATCTACGGGTACACCCATCCGTTCGGGGGCTACGCAGGCTCGCACGCACAGTTCGTGCGCGTACCGTTCGGCGACACCAACTGCTTCAAGATCCCCGGCGACATCACCGACGAGCAGGCACTGTTCCTGTCCGATGCCGTGCCGACCGGGTTCATGGGCGCGGACTTCTGCGATGTCAGCGGCGGGGACACCGTCGCGGTGTGGGGCGCCGGGGGAGTGGGCCTGATGGCGGCCAAGAGTGCGTTGCTGCTGGGCGCCGAACGGGCCATCGTGATCGACCGCATCCCCGAACGACTCGCCCTGGCCCGCGAATTCGGCTTGGAGACAATCGATTACGGCCAGGCGGACAGCGTGCAGGAGTCGTTGCGCGAGATGACGGGTGGCCGCGGGCCCGACGCGTGTATCGACGCGGTCGGCATGGAGGGCCACAGCAACGGTCTGCAACAGGTCTACGACCGGGCCAAGCAGATGCTGCGCCTGGAGACCGACCGTGCGAGCGCGCTGCGCCAGGCGATCCTGGCCTGTCGCAAAGGCGGTGTGGTGGCCGTGCTGGGCGTCTACGGGGTGACCGACAAGTTCCCGATGGGTGTGGTGACCAACAAGGCGCTGACACTGAAATCCGCTCAGCAGCCCGGTCAGCGGTACATGGAGCGGTTGTTCGACTACGTCGAGCAGGGTGACCTCGACCCGGCGAAGTTGATCACCCATGACCTCCCGCTGGAACAGGGTGTGCGCGCCTACGACATGTTCAAGAACAAACAGGACAACTGCATTCGCGTGGCGCTGCGTCCCTAG
- a CDS encoding DUF3592 domain-containing protein: MKAADRLAAVRRVVIPHLWGDGNETRAERIIRRVRIGVILAACLVTLQSTLMVIGAWRNDRQIERHMGVAEATVLSAGPRRSTIEFVTPDRVTYRPELGVLYPSELETGMRIYVEYDRNNPDLVRVRDRDASLAIIPAGSIAVVGWLVAGGALIGLAALQKRLAREPSLAEQT, translated from the coding sequence GTGAAAGCGGCTGACCGGCTGGCGGCTGTCCGCCGGGTGGTGATCCCGCACCTGTGGGGCGACGGCAACGAGACGCGCGCCGAGCGGATCATCCGGCGGGTGCGCATCGGCGTCATCCTCGCGGCCTGCCTGGTGACACTGCAGTCGACGCTGATGGTGATCGGCGCATGGCGCAACGACCGGCAGATCGAACGCCACATGGGGGTGGCCGAGGCGACGGTGCTCAGCGCCGGCCCGCGCCGCTCGACCATCGAATTTGTCACCCCTGACCGCGTCACCTACCGTCCTGAGCTGGGCGTGCTGTACCCGTCGGAGCTGGAGACGGGGATGCGCATCTACGTCGAATACGACCGCAACAATCCTGATCTCGTGCGGGTGCGCGACCGCGACGCGTCGCTGGCGATCATCCCGGCCGGGTCGATCGCGGTCGTCGGTTGGCTGGTGGCCGGTGGTGCGCTGATCGGCCTGGCGGCGCTGCAGAAGCGGCTGGCCCGGGAACCTTCCCTCGCCGAGCAGACGTAA
- the menD gene encoding 2-succinyl-5-enolpyruvyl-6-hydroxy-3-cyclohexene-1-carboxylic-acid synthase — protein MNPSTAQARVVVDELVRGGVHDVVLCPGSRNAPLAFALADADRAGRLRLHVRIDERTAGYLAIGLAVADRAPVCVAMTSGTAVANLGPAVVEANYARVPLIVLSANRPYELLGTGANQTFEQLGYFGNQVRANISLGLAEDAPERMDSLNGQWRSATCRVVVAARGSRSANAGPVQFDIPLREPLVPTFDDDGSCPPGRPDGRPWTYTPPVTFDQPLDIDVTPDTVVIAGHGAGVHPNLAELPTVAEPTAPPAANPLHPLALRLLRPKQVIMLGRPTLHRPVSALLADPSVPVYALTTGPRWPDVSGNSQATGTRAVTSGTPDPAWLRRCAEVNGHAVAAVRGQLKANPLTTGLHVAAAVADAMRPGDQLVLGASNPVRDAALVGFAPHGVQVRSNRGVAGIDGTVSTAIGAALAHDRTGGRTVALMGDLTFVHDSSGLLIGPTEPSPRDLTIVVSNDNGGGIFELLEQGDPRYSDVSSRVFGTPHDVDVGALCRAYHVDNRQIEVGQLAEALDEPHEGMRVLEVKADRSSLRALHASIKAAL, from the coding sequence ATGAACCCCTCGACGGCACAGGCACGTGTCGTCGTCGACGAACTCGTTCGCGGCGGCGTGCACGACGTGGTCCTGTGCCCGGGATCACGAAACGCGCCGCTGGCCTTCGCTCTGGCCGACGCCGATCGTGCCGGCCGGTTGCGTCTGCATGTCCGCATCGACGAACGCACCGCCGGGTACCTGGCGATCGGGCTGGCGGTCGCCGACCGCGCCCCGGTCTGTGTGGCGATGACGTCGGGCACGGCGGTCGCCAACCTGGGCCCGGCCGTCGTCGAGGCGAACTACGCTCGTGTGCCGCTGATCGTGCTGAGCGCCAACCGGCCGTATGAATTGCTGGGCACCGGCGCCAACCAGACCTTCGAGCAGCTCGGCTACTTCGGCAACCAGGTCCGCGCGAACATCAGCCTCGGCCTCGCGGAGGACGCCCCGGAGCGGATGGACTCGCTCAACGGGCAGTGGCGGTCGGCGACGTGCCGAGTCGTGGTGGCGGCCAGGGGATCTCGCAGCGCCAACGCCGGGCCGGTGCAGTTCGACATCCCGCTGCGGGAACCGCTGGTGCCCACCTTCGACGACGACGGCTCCTGCCCGCCGGGGCGGCCCGACGGAAGGCCGTGGACCTACACCCCGCCGGTGACGTTCGACCAGCCACTCGACATCGACGTCACCCCCGACACCGTGGTGATCGCCGGCCACGGCGCGGGCGTGCACCCGAACCTCGCCGAGCTGCCCACCGTCGCCGAACCGACCGCACCGCCCGCAGCCAACCCGTTGCACCCGCTGGCGCTGCGGCTGCTGCGGCCAAAGCAGGTCATCATGCTCGGCCGCCCGACACTGCACCGGCCGGTCTCGGCGCTGCTCGCCGACCCGTCGGTGCCGGTGTACGCGCTGACCACCGGTCCCCGCTGGCCCGATGTCAGCGGCAACTCGCAGGCGACCGGCACCCGCGCCGTCACCAGCGGGACGCCCGATCCGGCCTGGTTGCGGCGTTGTGCGGAGGTCAACGGGCACGCGGTCGCCGCGGTCCGGGGGCAGTTGAAGGCCAATCCGCTGACCACGGGCCTGCACGTGGCCGCGGCGGTGGCCGACGCGATGCGGCCGGGTGATCAGCTGGTGCTGGGCGCCAGCAACCCGGTGCGCGACGCGGCGCTGGTCGGTTTCGCCCCGCACGGTGTGCAGGTGCGATCCAACCGCGGCGTCGCCGGTATCGACGGCACGGTGTCGACGGCGATCGGCGCGGCGCTGGCCCACGACCGCACCGGCGGACGCACGGTCGCGTTGATGGGTGACCTGACCTTTGTTCACGACAGCTCGGGGCTGCTCATCGGCCCCACCGAGCCCAGCCCGCGGGATCTGACGATCGTGGTGTCCAACGACAACGGCGGCGGCATCTTCGAGCTGCTCGAACAGGGCGATCCGCGGTACAGCGACGTGTCCTCGCGGGTGTTCGGCACCCCGCACGACGTCGACGTGGGCGCGCTGTGCCGGGCCTATCACGTCGACAACCGCCAGATCGAGGTCGGCCAGCTCGCCGAGGCGCTCGACGAACCGCACGAAGGGATGCGTGTGCTGGAGGTGAAAGCCGACAGGTCGTCGCTGCGCGCGCTGCACGCCTCCATCAAGGCCGCGCTGTGA
- a CDS encoding DsbA family protein: MRTWIALVTATLLLLTVACTREVTGTARQDPNQPRTAVTEDGYGILVGDPEAAARIEVFTEPQCPHCATLQADYGREMASYISLGQLAVTYRPVTFLDQTGDHSARVSNAMFAAADAAPRAVAFQKFVEELWAHQQPGGTGPSDTEMADMAGQSGIPATGVQAVAGGGQAVDTLDMSDFNVELLTDINVYGVGTPTVYDLVDNEVLDIDDEDWLSKLISTI, from the coding sequence GTGCGGACCTGGATCGCGCTCGTCACGGCGACACTCTTACTGCTGACGGTCGCGTGCACGCGGGAGGTCACCGGCACCGCCCGCCAGGATCCCAACCAGCCCCGCACCGCGGTGACCGAGGACGGCTACGGCATCCTCGTCGGCGACCCCGAGGCCGCCGCCCGGATCGAAGTGTTCACCGAACCGCAGTGTCCGCACTGCGCGACCCTTCAAGCCGACTACGGCCGCGAGATGGCCAGCTACATCAGCCTCGGGCAGTTGGCGGTCACCTACCGGCCGGTGACGTTCCTCGATCAGACCGGCGACCATTCGGCGCGGGTGAGCAACGCGATGTTCGCCGCCGCCGACGCGGCACCCCGCGCCGTCGCGTTCCAGAAATTCGTCGAAGAACTCTGGGCCCATCAACAACCCGGCGGCACCGGCCCGTCGGATACCGAGATGGCCGATATGGCAGGACAGAGCGGCATACCGGCCACGGGCGTCCAGGCCGTCGCGGGCGGCGGGCAGGCCGTCGACACCCTGGACATGTCCGACTTCAATGTCGAACTGCTCACCGACATCAACGTGTACGGGGTCGGTACGCCGACGGTCTACGACCTGGTCGACAACGAGGTGCTCGACATCGACGACGAGGACTGGCTGTCGAAGCTGATCTCCACGATCTAG
- a CDS encoding SRPBCC family protein, which produces MSILDTAKDRATNLAAGVVNMVGDKKSPDSANGQSVTIKASVVEVEELWRDARRMSVVLGELGDVENTGPDRYRWNLKAGPVATTWECTVHTDNGGLRFTGDDGNEILLSFRPAPNHLGTEVTLRTKTPAPGLLSGALSFKLLYRARALLQTGEVPTIRNNPSARPSAR; this is translated from the coding sequence ATGTCGATTCTGGACACGGCCAAGGACCGGGCCACCAACCTGGCCGCGGGTGTGGTCAACATGGTCGGGGACAAGAAGTCACCCGACTCTGCCAACGGCCAGTCGGTCACCATCAAGGCCAGCGTCGTCGAGGTCGAGGAACTGTGGCGGGACGCCCGGCGGATGTCGGTCGTGCTCGGCGAACTCGGCGACGTCGAGAACACCGGACCCGACCGGTACCGGTGGAACCTGAAGGCCGGACCCGTTGCGACGACGTGGGAGTGCACGGTCCACACCGACAACGGGGGTCTGCGGTTCACCGGCGACGACGGCAACGAGATCCTGCTCAGCTTCCGGCCCGCGCCCAACCATCTCGGCACCGAGGTCACCCTGCGGACCAAGACGCCCGCCCCCGGCCTTCTCTCCGGCGCGCTTTCGTTCAAACTGCTCTACCGCGCCCGGGCGCTGCTGCAGACCGGCGAGGTGCCCACCATCCGAAACAATCCGAGCGCGCGGCCGTCCGCGCGGTAG